A genomic segment from Diospyros lotus cultivar Yz01 chromosome 5, ASM1463336v1, whole genome shotgun sequence encodes:
- the LOC127801736 gene encoding ankyrin repeat-containing protein At5g02620-like codes for MDPGLYKAAMEGDIKVLREHKDQLCHQFTRRSNTVLHVAAQFQDNKECVKEMLILQPSLLRKVNSKGETALHIAAKRGCRDTVEELLAFAKKLADLESNVAVTKELLRMPTLEEKDTALHEAVRNNHLGVVELLLEEDPDLSYAAANSAGETPLYLAAERHYHEIVSAILGGSCRNQAYGGPNGRTALHAAVIAECSNCVEMIHDKKPDLIKKADSCGWTPLHFAARFSFDAQVKQLLKMDKSTAYDVDKDDEMTPLHLTAKWGSAVTMQKLLSKCPDCWEIVNKRGQNILHIAIQSENAGVIKFLLQNSPLISNLLSEKDQDGNTPLHILAASNCDIPELIGHPAADKGAFNKKNHTPRDVASIDACRSNEAYSIKEALIKANAKLGSRNIVLEDKNRFENWKKARLPDTNGIKEQSSKGLDTTIIVVGLTASVTFAAGFTLRAGYEGPNEVIRRAAFKAFVIFNTVAVTFSICALFLFVISHYYAVERKKDIRVGFGFFFTLIALGATAVSFITGSFAVLATSLGFRLVVCVIGCFPFLVYYISLRKLFRDYISDPTC; via the exons ATGGATCCGGGATTGTACAAGGCAGCCATGGAAGGCGATATCAAAGTGCTTAGGGAACACAAGGACCAGCTCTGCCATCAATTCACCCGAAGAAGCAACACTGTCCTCCATGTGGCTGCCCAGTTTCAGGACAACAAAGAATGTGTCAAAGAAATGCTGATTTTGCAGCCATCTCTACTTAGGAAGGTGAATTCCAAAGGGGAGACTGCCCTTCATATTGCAGCCAAGAGAGGGTGCCGCGATACAGTCGAGGAGCTTCTTGCTTTTGCGAAAAAGCTAGCCGATCTTGAGAGCAACGTTGCAGTCACCAAGGAGCTTTTGCGGATGCCAACGTTGGAGGAGAAAGACACTGCCTTGCACGAGGCTGTTCGCAACAATCATCTTGGTGTAGTTGAGTTGTTGCTAGAAGAAGATCCAGACTTGTCCTATGCTGCCGCCAACAGTGCTGGAGAGACTCCACTTTACTTGGCTGCCGAGAGGCACTACCATGAGATTGTCTCAGCAATCTTAGGAGGAAGTTGCCGAAATCAAGCTTATGGCGGCCCAAATGGAAGAACAGCCTTGCATGCCGCGGTGATTGCTGAGTGCTCAA ATTGTGTGGAAATGATACATGATAAGAAGCCAGATTTAATCAAAAAAGCAGACTCTTGCGGATGGACACCACTTCATTTTGCTGCACGATTTAGCTTCGATGCACAAGTCAAGCAGCTCCTTAAGATGGATAAATCCACGGCATACGATGTAGATAAAGACGACGAGATGACACCTCTTCATTTGACGGCTAAATGGGGCTCAGCTGTCACGATGCAAAAGCTTTTATCCAAGTGCCCAGATTGCTGGGAGATTGTCAATAAGAGGGGTCAAAATATTCTTCACATCGCAATACAGAGTGAAAATGCTGGTGTGATCAAGTTTCTCCTACAAAATTCACCTCTCATTAGCAATCTCCTAAGCGAGAAAGATCAGGACGGAAACACACCTCTCCATATACTCGCTGCTTCCAACTGCGATATACCTGAACTCATAGGACACCCAGCAGCAGATAAAGGTGCATTTAACAAGAAAAATCATACTCCAAGAGACGTAGCATCTATTGATGCGTGCAGATCAAATGAG GCCTACTCCATCAAAGAAGCATTAATCAAAGCAAATGCCAAGCTGGGTAGCAGAAACATAGTTTTGGAAGACAAGAACCGGTTTGAAAACTGGAAGAAGGCTCGCTTACCAGACACAAACGGAATAAAGGAGCAGTCAAGTAAAGGATTGGATACCACAATCATAGTGGTCGGACTTACAGCCTCTGTAACCTTCGCAGCCGGTTTCACACTCCGAGCTGGCTACGAAGGCCCAAACGAAGTAATAAGAAGAGCAGCATTCAAAGCATTTGTCATCTTTAACACAGTTGCCGTGACATTCTCCATTTGTGCCTTGTTCCTCTTCGTAATATCACACTACTACGCGGTGGAGCGTAAGAAAGACATTCGAGTGGGTTTTGGCTTCTTTTTCACCTTAATAGCGCTGGGGGCAACGGCGGTTTCTTTCATCACAGGAAGCTTTGCTGTTTTGGCCACTTCATTAGGTTTCCGCCTTGTTGTTTGTGTCATTGGCTGTTTTCCATTCCTCGTCTACTATATTTCACTCCGCAAGTTGTTCCGGGACTACATTTCCGACCCTACCTGTTGA